Proteins encoded within one genomic window of Acidovorax sp. 107:
- the fabZ gene encoding 3-hydroxyacyl-ACP dehydratase FabZ: protein MMDIHAILKQLPHRYPFLLVDKVIELESNTRIKAIKNVTFNEPYFMGHFPGRPVMPGVLILEALAQAAGLLAFDAMGKVPDENNIYYFVGIDGARFKRPVEPGDQLVLTITIDRVRGGIWKFKGVASVGEEVACEAELMCTMRAVG, encoded by the coding sequence ATGATGGATATTCACGCAATTCTCAAACAACTGCCCCACCGCTACCCGTTTCTGCTGGTGGACAAGGTGATCGAGTTGGAGAGCAACACCCGCATCAAGGCCATCAAGAACGTCACGTTCAACGAGCCCTATTTCATGGGGCATTTTCCCGGCCGCCCCGTGATGCCAGGCGTGCTGATCCTGGAAGCGCTGGCCCAAGCCGCGGGCTTGCTGGCATTCGACGCCATGGGCAAGGTGCCTGATGAGAACAACATCTACTACTTTGTCGGTATCGATGGCGCGCGTTTCAAGCGCCCTGTGGAGCCGGGCGACCAGTTGGTCCTGACCATCACCATCGACCGCGTGCGCGGTGGTATCTGGAAGTTCAAGGGTGTAGCCAGCGTGGGCGAAGAGGTGGCCTGCGAGGCCGAACTCATGTGCACCATGCGCGCTGTGGGTTGA
- the lpxB gene encoding lipid-A-disaccharide synthase translates to MADFPRVAMVAGETSGDLLAGLLIDGMQAHWPGLQSSGIGGPQMARRGFTVWWPSEKLAVHGYSMEVLRRLRELLGIRKQLRERLLKDRPDVFIGVDAPDFNLGLEADLRAAGIKTVHFVCPSIWAWRADRVEKIRRSADHVLCIFPFEPELLAQHGIAATYVGHPLAGVIPMMPDRVAARAQLGLKDEDEVLAILPGSRSSEVQYIAQPFFDAAALVLKARPAIKLIVPAVPALRDRIEQVARACGLGDALQITTGQSHTVLAACDATLIASGTATLEAALFKRPMVIGYHMHPLSWWLMRRKQLQPWVGLPNILCREFVVPELIQDAATPQALCAATLNWLDAKRQQPQKIAALEQRFTALHESLLRNTPQLAADAIQKILAPAA, encoded by the coding sequence ATGGCAGATTTCCCCCGCGTCGCCATGGTGGCGGGCGAGACGTCGGGCGACTTGCTGGCGGGCTTGCTGATCGACGGCATGCAGGCGCATTGGCCGGGGCTGCAATCCAGCGGCATTGGCGGGCCGCAGATGGCGCGCCGCGGCTTTACTGTCTGGTGGCCCAGCGAAAAACTGGCGGTACACGGCTACAGCATGGAGGTGCTGCGCCGGCTGCGCGAGTTGCTGGGCATCCGCAAGCAACTGCGCGAGCGCCTGCTCAAGGACCGCCCCGACGTGTTCATCGGCGTGGATGCTCCTGATTTCAACCTGGGCCTGGAGGCCGATTTGCGCGCTGCGGGCATCAAGACTGTGCATTTCGTGTGTCCGTCCATCTGGGCCTGGCGTGCAGACCGCGTCGAAAAGATTCGTCGCAGCGCGGACCACGTGCTGTGCATCTTCCCGTTCGAGCCAGAACTGCTCGCGCAGCACGGCATTGCCGCCACTTACGTGGGCCACCCGCTGGCGGGCGTGATTCCCATGATGCCCGACCGTGTTGCCGCGCGCGCACAACTGGGTCTGAAGGATGAGGACGAAGTCCTGGCCATTCTGCCGGGAAGCCGCTCCTCCGAGGTTCAGTACATCGCACAGCCCTTCTTTGATGCTGCAGCGCTAGTGCTTAAAGCGCGACCAGCTATCAAATTAATAGTGCCTGCAGTGCCTGCACTGCGCGACCGCATCGAGCAGGTGGCGCGCGCGTGTGGTCTGGGTGATGCCCTGCAGATCACCACAGGCCAGTCGCACACGGTACTCGCGGCCTGTGATGCCACCTTGATCGCCAGCGGCACAGCGACACTGGAGGCCGCGCTGTTCAAGCGGCCCATGGTCATCGGTTACCACATGCACCCGCTCAGCTGGTGGCTCATGCGCCGCAAGCAACTGCAGCCCTGGGTGGGCCTGCCCAACATCTTGTGCCGTGAGTTTGTGGTGCCCGAGCTGATCCAGGACGCCGCCACGCCCCAAGCACTTTGCGCGGCAACGCTGAACTGGCTGGACGCGAAACGCCAGCAGCCCCAGAAAATCGCGGCCCTGGAGCAGCGCTTTACGGCGCTGCACGAGAGCCTGCTGCGCAACACTCCCCAACTGGCTGCCGATGCGATCCAGAAAATCCTCGCTCCCGCAGCCTGA
- a CDS encoding OmpH family outer membrane protein, translating into MKSFSRHLSVALLLGTVAIAAPAQAQEFKAGFVNTDRIFREATTAKAAQAKLEQEFSRREKELVDLGNTLKTASDKFEREAPTMAESQRTTRQRQLVDQDRDFQRKRREFQEDLSARKNEELSQVLERANKVVKQVAEAEKYDVILQEAVYINPKHDITDKVIKALNAAAAAK; encoded by the coding sequence ATGAAATCCTTTTCTCGCCATCTCTCCGTGGCCTTGCTGCTGGGCACCGTTGCCATCGCAGCCCCTGCACAAGCGCAAGAGTTCAAAGCCGGTTTCGTCAACACCGATCGCATCTTCCGTGAAGCCACCACAGCCAAGGCTGCGCAGGCCAAGCTGGAGCAGGAGTTCTCCCGCCGCGAGAAAGAACTGGTGGATCTGGGCAATACCCTGAAGACTGCCAGCGACAAGTTTGAGCGTGAAGCCCCCACCATGGCAGAAAGCCAGCGCACGACGCGGCAGCGCCAGCTGGTGGATCAGGACCGCGACTTTCAGCGCAAGCGCCGTGAATTCCAGGAAGACCTGAGCGCCCGCAAGAACGAAGAGCTGTCGCAAGTGCTGGAACGCGCCAACAAGGTGGTCAAGCAGGTTGCCGAGGCTGAAAAATACGACGTGATCCTGCAAGAGGCCGTCTATATCAATCCCAAGCACGACATCACCGACAAGGTGATCAAGGCCCTGAATGCCGCTGCTGCTGCCAAGTAA
- the ispC gene encoding 1-deoxy-D-xylulose-5-phosphate reductoisomerase, giving the protein MKQRLTVLGSTGSIGTSTLDVVARHPERFEVFALSAATQVDLMLAQCAQFRPRYAVMASASHAQLLAEKLKANDLPTEVLQSADALETIASHDEVGAVMAAIVGAAGLAPCLAAARAGKRLLLANKEALVVGGGLFMQTVRDGGATLLPIDSEHSAIFQCLPEDPANWSDRVDSILLTASGGPFRQRDPSTLSQITPDQACAHPNFSMGRKISVDSATMMNKALEVIEARWLFDLHPDQIKVVIHPQQIIHSMVQFKDASILAQLGTPDMRVPIACGLSWPERITSGASKLDFSSLSALAFEDADAVRFPGLHLSWQALKAVEGTTAVLNAANEVAVGAFLSGRLRFDHIHAVNLATLDAVSPSKPDSLAALLDLDNQARHAAENVAGRLAA; this is encoded by the coding sequence ATGAAACAACGACTTACCGTTCTCGGCTCCACCGGCTCCATCGGGACCAGCACGCTGGATGTGGTGGCGCGCCACCCCGAGCGCTTCGAGGTATTCGCCCTCAGCGCTGCGACGCAGGTGGATCTGATGCTGGCTCAGTGCGCGCAGTTCCGCCCCCGTTACGCCGTGATGGCGAGTGCTTCCCATGCGCAGTTGCTGGCAGAGAAGTTGAAAGCAAATGACCTTCCAACGGAGGTGCTGCAATCGGCAGATGCTCTTGAAACAATAGCGTCCCATGACGAGGTGGGTGCCGTCATGGCGGCCATCGTGGGGGCTGCGGGCCTGGCGCCTTGTCTGGCCGCCGCGCGTGCGGGCAAGCGTTTGTTGTTGGCCAACAAGGAGGCCCTGGTGGTGGGGGGCGGGTTGTTCATGCAGACCGTGCGCGACGGGGGCGCCACCTTGCTGCCGATCGATAGCGAGCACTCTGCCATCTTTCAGTGCCTGCCAGAAGACCCTGCCAACTGGTCGGATCGTGTGGACAGCATCCTCCTCACGGCTTCGGGCGGCCCGTTCCGTCAGCGCGATCCGTCCACGCTGTCGCAGATCACCCCCGATCAGGCCTGTGCCCACCCCAACTTCTCGATGGGGCGCAAGATTTCGGTGGATTCGGCCACGATGATGAACAAGGCCCTCGAAGTCATCGAGGCCCGCTGGCTGTTTGACCTGCACCCGGACCAGATCAAGGTTGTCATTCATCCGCAGCAAATCATCCATTCGATGGTGCAGTTCAAGGATGCTTCCATCCTGGCGCAGCTGGGCACTCCCGACATGCGCGTGCCGATTGCCTGCGGCCTGTCCTGGCCCGAGCGAATCACCAGCGGTGCCAGCAAACTGGACTTCTCATCCCTGAGTGCCCTGGCTTTCGAGGATGCGGACGCCGTTCGCTTTCCAGGCCTGCATCTGTCCTGGCAGGCCCTGAAGGCAGTCGAGGGAACCACCGCCGTGCTGAATGCGGCGAATGAGGTGGCGGTGGGCGCCTTTTTGTCTGGCCGGCTGCGCTTTGACCACATTCATGCAGTCAACCTTGCAACTTTGGACGCGGTTTCGCCCTCCAAGCCCGATTCGCTCGCCGCGTTGCTGGATCTGGACAACCAGGCCCGCCATGCGGCAGAAAATGTGGCGGGCCGCCTGGCTGCCTGA
- a CDS encoding phosphatidate cytidylyltransferase produces MLQQRVITALVLLAILLPALFYANTVPFTLVVLVLMAAGAWEWGRLSGFGQGGSVAVGVACVALCTGSWALGWVDRPLPALWVAGGGLWVLAAAWLLKAGVPGWPRIPAGLRLVAGVLALWLAWLAVVQARNVGINFLLSVLLLVWVADIFAYFAGRAFGLRFTKGKLAPSISPGKSWEGVWGGLAGVMVMAFAWVVADAHWQAAVPSFYTRMAQQGWWLLVIAALFMVAMSVSGDLVESLIKRSAGVKDSSGLLPGHGGVLDRVDALLPTLPLAMMLTSLTTP; encoded by the coding sequence ATGCTTCAACAGCGCGTCATCACCGCCCTTGTTCTTCTGGCCATCCTGCTGCCCGCGCTTTTCTACGCCAACACCGTACCGTTCACGCTGGTCGTGCTAGTCCTCATGGCTGCCGGGGCTTGGGAGTGGGGCCGCTTGAGCGGGTTTGGCCAGGGGGGCTCTGTGGCGGTCGGCGTGGCGTGTGTGGCCCTGTGCACCGGGTCGTGGGCGTTGGGCTGGGTGGACCGGCCGTTGCCCGCCCTCTGGGTGGCGGGAGGCGGGCTGTGGGTCCTTGCGGCGGCTTGGCTACTCAAGGCTGGGGTGCCGGGCTGGCCCCGTATTCCGGCAGGGTTGCGCCTGGTCGCTGGGGTGCTTGCCCTCTGGCTGGCGTGGCTGGCAGTGGTGCAGGCCCGCAATGTGGGCATCAACTTTTTGCTGTCGGTACTGCTGCTGGTGTGGGTGGCGGACATCTTTGCCTACTTTGCCGGGCGCGCTTTCGGGTTGCGGTTTACCAAAGGCAAGCTCGCACCTTCGATCAGCCCCGGCAAGAGCTGGGAAGGCGTGTGGGGTGGTCTGGCGGGCGTGATGGTGATGGCGTTTGCGTGGGTGGTGGCCGATGCCCACTGGCAGGCAGCAGTGCCCAGTTTCTATACCCGTATGGCGCAACAGGGCTGGTGGTTGCTGGTGATTGCCGCATTGTTCATGGTGGCCATGAGTGTCTCTGGTGACCTGGTGGAATCGCTCATCAAGCGCAGTGCCGGTGTCAAGGACAGCAGTGGCCTGCTGCCCGGGCACGGCGGCGTGCTCGACCGCGTGGACGCCTTGTTGCCCACATTGCCCCTGGCCATGATGCTCACGAGTCTGACGACCCCATGA
- the lpxA gene encoding acyl-ACP--UDP-N-acetylglucosamine O-acyltransferase produces MSNIHPTALVADGARLDPTVSVGPYTVIGEHVSIGAGTTVGAHCVIDGRTTIGADNHIFQFNSIGAIPQDKKYAGEPTELVIGDRNTIREFCTLNLGVPQAGGITTVGHDNWIMAYTHIAHDCHVGNHTTLANNTTLAGHVHLADWVTVGGLTGIHQFVKVGAHAMVGFASAVSQDVPPFMLVDGNPLSVRGYNVVGLRRRGFTAERIAAVKQMHKLIYRQGLTLEAARAAIAELAQSAPQASEDAAMMERFLADATRGITR; encoded by the coding sequence GTGAGCAATATCCACCCCACAGCCCTTGTTGCGGACGGTGCCCGCCTGGACCCTACGGTCTCGGTGGGGCCCTACACGGTCATTGGCGAGCATGTGTCCATCGGTGCAGGCACCACGGTCGGCGCACACTGCGTGATCGACGGGCGCACCACGATTGGTGCTGACAACCACATCTTCCAGTTCAACTCCATCGGCGCCATCCCGCAGGACAAGAAATACGCGGGCGAGCCGACCGAACTGGTCATTGGAGACCGCAACACCATCCGCGAGTTCTGCACGCTGAACCTCGGTGTGCCCCAGGCCGGTGGCATTACCACCGTGGGTCATGACAACTGGATCATGGCGTACACCCACATCGCCCATGATTGCCATGTGGGCAACCACACCACGCTGGCCAACAACACCACGCTGGCAGGCCATGTGCACCTGGCTGACTGGGTGACGGTGGGCGGGCTCACCGGCATCCACCAGTTCGTCAAAGTCGGCGCGCACGCCATGGTGGGGTTCGCCAGTGCGGTGTCGCAGGACGTTCCCCCCTTCATGCTCGTAGATGGCAATCCGCTGTCCGTGCGCGGCTATAACGTGGTCGGCCTGCGCCGCCGGGGGTTCACGGCCGAGCGCATTGCGGCGGTCAAGCAGATGCACAAGCTGATTTATCGCCAGGGCCTCACGCTGGAGGCCGCTCGCGCCGCGATTGCAGAGTTGGCGCAGTCCGCGCCGCAGGCCAGCGAGGATGCCGCGATGATGGAGCGGTTCCTGGCCGACGCCACGCGCGGCATCACACGCTGA
- the uppS gene encoding polyprenyl diphosphate synthase: protein MAASPVVPHHIAIVMDGNGRWATRRFLPRLAGHKQGVDSLRRCARACVQRGVRVLTVFAFSSENWNRPADEVSGLMELLAMALAREVPQLKKDGVRLHFVGERNGLSAKVRDGLAQAEAATADNTRLVLNVCFNYGGRWDIAQAAAALAARGEPITEASLHSAMGLAHVPDPDLVIRTGGEMRISNFLLWQSAYSEFFFSDRLWPDFDESALDEAIGAFSRRERRFGKTSAQILSAHPDPMPG from the coding sequence ATGGCTGCATCTCCGGTGGTGCCACACCACATTGCCATCGTCATGGATGGCAACGGCCGCTGGGCCACGCGCCGGTTTCTGCCGCGCCTGGCCGGCCACAAGCAAGGGGTTGACTCACTGCGTCGCTGTGCACGCGCTTGCGTGCAGCGCGGCGTGCGTGTGCTCACGGTGTTTGCGTTCTCTTCCGAAAACTGGAACCGCCCGGCCGACGAGGTTTCTGGTCTCATGGAGCTGCTGGCGATGGCGCTGGCGCGCGAAGTGCCCCAGCTCAAGAAGGACGGCGTGCGCCTGCACTTTGTGGGCGAGCGGAACGGCCTTTCGGCCAAGGTGCGAGACGGCCTGGCGCAGGCAGAAGCTGCCACGGCGGACAACACCCGCCTGGTGCTCAATGTCTGCTTCAACTATGGCGGCCGCTGGGACATTGCGCAGGCCGCAGCTGCACTGGCTGCCCGTGGCGAGCCCATCACCGAGGCCAGTCTGCACAGCGCGATGGGGCTGGCCCATGTGCCCGACCCTGATCTGGTGATTCGCACCGGGGGCGAGATGCGGATCAGCAACTTCCTGCTCTGGCAGTCGGCATACTCCGAGTTCTTCTTCAGCGACCGGCTGTGGCCCGATTTCGATGAGTCCGCATTGGACGAGGCCATCGGCGCCTTCAGCCGTCGCGAGCGCCGTTTTGGCAAAACCTCTGCCCAGATTCTGTCCGCGCATCCTGACCCGATGCCGGGCTGA
- the lpxD gene encoding UDP-3-O-(3-hydroxymyristoyl)glucosamine N-acyltransferase, whose amino-acid sequence MSSLLLGHIVDALGGSLEGGARETAIARIAPLEVAGPGDLSFLSNPRYQQQLAASRAACVIVAPAMRDAALARGACIVADNPYVYFARATQLWRQRNVPARPSGVHPSAVVDPAAQVHPSATVGPLCVIERGASIGADTVLKSRVTVGEDCHVGARCIVHAGVVIGADGFGFAPEHGQWVKIEQLGAVRIGDDVEIGANTCIDRGALQDTVIEDGVKLDNLIQIGHNVRIGKHSAMAGCVGVAGSATIGEHCTVGGGAIVLGHLELADNVHISAATVVTRSLKQPGQYTGMFPIDDNARWEKNAATLKQLHSLRERIKALELALKAA is encoded by the coding sequence GTGAGCAGTTTGCTTCTCGGGCACATTGTCGATGCGCTCGGTGGTTCGCTGGAAGGGGGTGCGCGGGAAACCGCCATCGCCCGCATTGCGCCACTGGAGGTTGCGGGCCCGGGTGACCTCAGTTTTCTGAGTAACCCCCGCTACCAACAGCAACTGGCCGCCTCCCGGGCGGCCTGTGTCATTGTGGCACCTGCCATGCGCGATGCAGCACTGGCGCGCGGCGCCTGCATCGTGGCTGATAACCCCTATGTGTACTTTGCCCGCGCTACGCAGCTTTGGCGCCAGCGCAATGTGCCCGCACGGCCATCCGGTGTGCATCCTAGCGCGGTGGTAGACCCCGCGGCTCAGGTGCATCCCTCGGCTACCGTCGGTCCGTTGTGCGTGATCGAGCGAGGCGCAAGCATCGGTGCGGATACCGTACTCAAGTCGCGCGTCACCGTGGGCGAGGACTGCCATGTCGGCGCGCGTTGCATCGTCCATGCGGGCGTGGTGATCGGGGCCGATGGTTTCGGTTTTGCGCCGGAGCACGGGCAGTGGGTCAAGATCGAGCAGCTGGGTGCCGTGCGCATTGGGGACGACGTCGAGATCGGGGCCAATACCTGCATCGACCGGGGTGCGCTGCAGGACACGGTGATCGAAGACGGCGTGAAGCTAGACAACCTGATCCAGATCGGCCACAACGTGCGCATCGGTAAACACTCGGCCATGGCCGGGTGTGTGGGTGTGGCGGGCAGTGCCACCATCGGGGAGCATTGCACCGTGGGCGGTGGCGCGATTGTGCTGGGACACTTGGAACTGGCCGACAACGTGCATATTTCGGCCGCCACGGTGGTGACCCGCTCGCTGAAGCAGCCCGGGCAGTACACCGGCATGTTCCCCATCGACGACAATGCGCGCTGGGAAAAGAACGCTGCCACACTCAAACAATTGCACAGCCTGCGCGAGCGCATCAAGGCGCTGGAGCTGGCCCTCAAGGCAGCATGA
- the rseP gene encoding RIP metalloprotease RseP — translation MLLTIAAFVVALGLLIAVHEYGHYRVAVACGVKVLRFSVGFGKPLLRWQPPGSPTEFVLGAFPLGGYVRMLDEREAPVPAEERHLAFNTQPLRSRAAIVAAGPIANLLLAVLLYSVVNWNGVEEPRAILASPVAGSVAQSAGLRGGELVERAALGAEDLDPVRSFEDLRWLLTRGALEGLNVRLDVQSAHGAGHREVVLDMSRIDSREADAQLFRKVGILGPWTRPVLGEVMAQSAAERSGLRQGDVVLKVGQTDVVDGQQLRELIRQSVRGNEPLAQPWHVERGGQVVTLDVLPDAVTEPGSTVGRIGAYVGAAPEFVTVDYGVLEGLWGGVVKTWDVSLLTLRMMGRMVIGEASLKNLSGPLTIADYAGRSASMGLTQYLIFLALISVSLGVLNLLPLPVLDGGHLMYYLWEGVTGRGVSDAWMERLQRGGVAVLLVMMSIALFNDITRLFG, via the coding sequence ATGCTGCTCACCATTGCTGCCTTCGTTGTAGCCCTGGGTCTTCTGATCGCAGTGCACGAATACGGGCACTACCGCGTGGCGGTGGCCTGTGGGGTCAAGGTGCTTCGGTTTTCGGTGGGTTTTGGTAAACCGCTGCTGCGCTGGCAACCCCCAGGATCGCCCACGGAGTTTGTGCTGGGCGCTTTCCCTCTGGGGGGCTATGTCCGCATGCTGGATGAACGTGAGGCACCCGTCCCTGCAGAGGAGCGGCATCTGGCCTTCAACACCCAGCCACTGCGCTCACGTGCGGCCATCGTCGCGGCCGGGCCCATCGCCAATCTGCTGCTGGCAGTGCTGCTGTATTCGGTGGTGAATTGGAACGGTGTGGAAGAACCCCGGGCCATTCTGGCAAGCCCGGTCGCGGGCTCGGTGGCGCAAAGTGCTGGTTTGCGCGGTGGTGAACTGGTGGAGCGCGCTGCATTGGGCGCTGAAGATCTGGATCCGGTGCGTTCGTTTGAAGACCTGCGCTGGCTGCTGACCCGTGGTGCGCTGGAGGGGTTGAATGTGCGCCTGGATGTGCAGTCCGCCCATGGCGCGGGCCACCGGGAGGTCGTGCTAGACATGTCCCGCATCGACAGCCGTGAGGCCGACGCCCAGCTGTTTCGCAAGGTGGGCATCCTCGGCCCCTGGACCCGCCCCGTGCTGGGTGAGGTCATGGCGCAGAGCGCGGCCGAGCGCTCGGGTCTGCGCCAGGGCGACGTGGTGCTCAAGGTGGGGCAAACCGACGTGGTGGATGGACAGCAGCTGCGCGAGCTGATTAGGCAGTCGGTGCGTGGCAACGAACCGCTGGCGCAGCCATGGCACGTCGAGCGCGGCGGTCAGGTGGTGACGCTGGACGTACTGCCCGACGCCGTGACAGAACCCGGCAGCACGGTAGGACGCATCGGTGCCTATGTAGGGGCGGCTCCGGAGTTCGTTACCGTGGACTACGGGGTGTTGGAAGGGCTGTGGGGCGGCGTGGTCAAGACCTGGGATGTGTCACTGCTCACCCTGCGCATGATGGGCCGCATGGTGATCGGCGAAGCGTCGCTCAAGAACCTCAGCGGTCCCTTGACCATCGCTGATTACGCCGGCCGCTCGGCCAGCATGGGGCTGACCCAGTACCTCATCTTTCTGGCCCTGATCAGCGTGAGCCTGGGGGTGCTGAACCTGCTGCCGCTGCCTGTCTTGGACGGCGGGCACCTGATGTATTATCTTTGGGAGGGTGTCACGGGCAGGGGCGTGTCGGACGCATGGATGGAGCGGCTGCAGCGTGGAGGCGTTGCGGTCCTGCTTGTCATGATGTCCATAGCCCTGTTCAACGATATCACCCGGCTCTTTGGCTAA
- the bamA gene encoding outer membrane protein assembly factor BamA, translating into MKKHINRLGVRTASAVAAMIFAANAAWALEPFKVQDIRVEGLQRVEPGTVFASMPLRVGDDYNDEKGAAAIRALFGLGLFKDVRLEASGNVLVVVVEERPTVADVDFAGAREFDKDALKKAMREVGLTEGRPYDKALTDRAEQELKRQYINKSLYGAEVVTTVTPIERNRVNLTFTVTEGEPARIKEVRIVGNKAFSESTLKGLFDQDTGGWLSWYTKSDRYSRAKLNADLETLRSYYLQRGYLEFRVDSTQVAISPDKQDISIAVNVTEGERYVVSGVKLEGNYLDREDEFKSLVTIRPGEPYNADQVTETTKAFSEYFARFGFAFARVEAVPEIDRENNRVNFVLQAEPARRAYVRRINVSGNNRTRDEVIRREFRQYEASWYDGDKIRLSRDRVDRLGFFTEVNVETQEVAGSPDQVDLVINVAEKPTGSLQLGVGFSSAEKASLSFGIKQENIFGSGNYLGIDVNTSKYRRTLVFSTTNPYFTPEGISRTLDVYYRTDKPYEDQGGNYQLVTTGTSVRFGVPFSETDTVFFGGGLEQTRIKPGTNIPATYLFYADKFGYSSTSIPLTVGWSRDDRDSALAPNSGRYQRLNSEWSVAGDARYVRANYQYQQYIPLNKRFTIAFNGEAGYGKGLNGRPFPVFKNFYSGGLGSVRGFDQGTLGPRDVTGASLGGPKKLTLNTELIAPFPGAGNDRTLRVFTFLDVGNVYGENDKVTFSDMRASVGLGLSWISPLGPLRLAFAQPVRKFAGDRIQKLQFQIGTSF; encoded by the coding sequence ATGAAAAAACACATCAATCGCCTGGGCGTGCGTACCGCATCGGCCGTTGCAGCCATGATTTTTGCCGCTAATGCGGCATGGGCTCTGGAGCCATTCAAGGTGCAGGACATTCGCGTGGAAGGCTTGCAGCGTGTGGAGCCCGGCACCGTGTTCGCGTCCATGCCCCTGCGGGTAGGTGACGACTACAACGATGAAAAGGGTGCAGCCGCGATCCGCGCGCTGTTCGGCCTGGGTCTCTTCAAGGATGTGCGCCTGGAGGCCAGCGGCAACGTGCTGGTGGTGGTGGTCGAAGAGCGCCCCACCGTGGCGGACGTGGACTTTGCCGGTGCCCGCGAGTTCGACAAGGACGCGCTCAAGAAAGCCATGCGCGAAGTGGGCCTGACGGAAGGGCGCCCCTACGACAAGGCGCTGACCGACCGTGCCGAGCAAGAGCTCAAGCGCCAGTACATCAACAAGAGTCTGTATGGCGCCGAGGTGGTGACCACGGTGACGCCCATCGAGCGCAACCGTGTGAACCTGACTTTCACGGTGACCGAAGGCGAGCCGGCCCGCATCAAGGAAGTGCGCATCGTCGGCAACAAGGCGTTCAGCGAATCGACGCTGAAGGGCCTGTTCGACCAGGATACCGGGGGCTGGCTGAGCTGGTACACCAAGTCCGACCGTTATTCGCGTGCCAAGCTCAACGCTGACCTGGAGACGCTGCGTTCGTACTACCTGCAGCGCGGTTACCTGGAGTTCCGTGTGGACTCCACGCAGGTCGCGATCTCTCCGGACAAGCAGGACATCTCCATCGCCGTCAATGTGACGGAAGGCGAGCGGTATGTGGTGTCGGGCGTGAAGCTCGAAGGCAACTACCTGGACCGCGAAGACGAGTTCAAGTCGCTGGTAACCATCCGCCCCGGGGAGCCCTACAACGCCGACCAGGTGACGGAAACCACCAAAGCGTTTTCCGAATACTTTGCCCGTTTTGGCTTTGCATTTGCCCGAGTGGAGGCGGTGCCCGAAATTGACCGCGAGAACAATCGCGTCAACTTTGTGCTGCAAGCTGAGCCTGCGCGCCGCGCTTATGTGCGCCGCATCAACGTCAGTGGCAACAACCGCACGCGCGACGAAGTCATTCGCCGGGAGTTCCGCCAGTACGAGGCATCCTGGTACGACGGCGACAAGATCCGCCTGTCCCGCGACCGCGTGGACCGTCTTGGCTTCTTCACGGAAGTGAACGTGGAAACGCAGGAAGTAGCTGGCTCGCCCGATCAGGTTGATCTGGTGATCAACGTGGCAGAAAAGCCCACCGGTTCGCTACAACTGGGTGTGGGTTTTTCCAGTGCCGAAAAGGCGTCGCTCTCGTTCGGTATCAAGCAGGAAAACATCTTTGGCTCGGGCAACTACCTGGGCATTGATGTCAACACCAGCAAGTACCGGCGCACGCTGGTGTTCAGCACCACCAACCCGTACTTCACGCCCGAGGGCATTTCGCGCACGCTCGATGTGTACTACCGCACCGACAAGCCGTATGAAGACCAAGGGGGTAACTACCAGCTGGTCACCACCGGGACCTCTGTGCGTTTTGGCGTGCCTTTCAGCGAGACCGACACGGTGTTCTTTGGCGGTGGGCTGGAGCAGACCCGCATCAAGCCCGGCACGAACATCCCGGCCACCTACCTGTTCTATGCCGACAAGTTCGGCTACAGCAGCACGTCGATTCCTTTGACCGTGGGCTGGTCCCGTGACGACCGGGACAGCGCTCTGGCGCCCAACTCCGGCCGCTACCAGCGCCTCAATTCCGAATGGTCCGTGGCGGGCGATGCGCGGTATGTGCGGGCCAACTACCAGTACCAGCAATACATCCCCCTCAATAAGCGCTTCACCATTGCTTTCAATGGCGAGGCGGGTTACGGCAAGGGCTTGAATGGCCGTCCATTCCCGGTGTTCAAGAATTTCTACTCCGGCGGTCTGGGTTCGGTGCGCGGTTTCGATCAGGGCACCCTGGGCCCGCGTGATGTGACCGGTGCGTCGCTGGGTGGGCCCAAGAAGCTCACGCTGAACACCGAGCTGATTGCTCCGTTCCCGGGGGCAGGCAATGACCGGACCCTGCGCGTCTTCACGTTCCTCGACGTGGGCAATGTGTACGGCGAGAACGACAAAGTTACCTTCAGTGACATGCGAGCCTCGGTGGGCCTGGGTCTGAGCTGGATTTCGCCACTCGGTCCCCTGCGTTTGGCGTTTGCGCAGCCGGTGCGCAAGTTCGCCGGCGATAGAATCCAGAAACTGCAATTCCAGATTGGAACGTCTTTCTAA